The sequence CTCTGAGCAGTTGTCCACCCAAGTGCTAACCTCTAACCAGATAACCACAAAAGCGGTGAAAAGTTAGATGGCTATGCCTGAATCCGCGTCAATTTATTGCGCGGAGTGGCTCAAGAAAAGTTTCTAAAGGAATACCACGTTCTCGAACATCTCTAGCGGCTCTTGGAGGGTGATTATAGCCATAGGTTTCTTTTAAATCTTCAGTGGTTATATAACCGTGTTGGAGAATATGCTCAATGACTGCTTTAGGTCTTTTTGCTGTTACTGACTTACAAAGTCGAATAAATTCATCGGGTAATTCTTGAGAACTATCCATACTTTTACCAAAGAGTTAATTGTTTGGGTGCTTTGTTAGAGCAGCTTGACAACTTGAGGAGTCTTTCATTTAATAAGTTTGGCGACAGGTATAAAGACTCAATAGTTGTTTCCTTCCTACCTAAAAGCGTCGATTGTGATGAACGTCCAACCTGGATTTCAATATGTTGAAGTTCGAGGCTTTTAGGTAGTAATTTACCGAAGGTTTTATTGCCAAGTTTACCATCGTAACTAAGTGCAAATGCTATTCCTCTTTGATTTAGTTTTTCAAGAGCTAAGCTGCTACGCAGCTAAATTGAATAAACAGCGTTACCTTTATTTTTAATCTTGCGGTCCCACTTAATAATAAGACCTCCTTGATTTAACAATTTATTTAATAATTCTTCAAGCTGTTCTACTGATTCAAATAATCTATGAGCTATATATTCTTTCGCTGAGTGCCAAACTAATTCAATTAAATTATAATCTGGACTATATGGTGGTAAGAATTCCAAAATTATATTTGGCATTTCTTTTTCAATTTTCTCTAAAATATCTTTTCTTTTATGAAAGCTGGCATTATCTAAAATAATCACTATTTTAGCTGCATAATCATTAAAATATTCAATTTTATTTCCTTTTTCTACCCATTCTTGTAAAATAAAACTATACAAAAGAGTAAGTTGTTCATAGAATACATCCGCGTCTCCTTTTTTGATGACGAAATTCATTCTTTTTTTATCGTGATAACGTAATCCTCCCATGATATTTACTCTTCCTCTTCTTCTTTGACCGGTTACTTTTTTTCTATGACCTTTTTTACCCCATGTTTTTCTTCTTATAACCCTCAAACTGAATCCGCTTTCATCCCAAAACCATACCTGCAAACGTTCTGGGGTTTCTTTTGTTATTTTTAAATATTCGGATAATTTCTCTTTAAATATCTTACGCTTCTCAGGATTTTGTTTATCCTCCAAGCTATATTTTGCCCACAGGTAAACGAACTTTTTTCTTGATAATATTCTCCTGACTTGAGAGCCACTTAACTTAATTCCTGTTAACTTTTCAAGATAAGTTGCTAATCGAGCAGATGTCCATCGACCAAATTCATATCCATACTCTGACGGTTCTTTATCAACTATTTCTAATAATAAGTCTTCATATTCTTTAGTTGCTTTACGGAAATTACCCTCTCTTCTTCCATCTAACAAACTATCTAAGTTGTCTGGGTCGCCATGAACTGCCCAGTATGCAACTGTTCCATATGCAATATTTAAAAAATCACTAATCTCTTGATATGTTTTTCCATCATTCATCAATAATAAAATTAGAATTTTTTCTCTTACATAAGGGTTCTCATACTCTTTGAGGGCTTTTAGCAGTCGTTCTCTCTGCTCCTTAGAAAGATGATTTTTGGCTGGCATATCTAAATGGCGATCGCACCCGTTACTGATTTTTGTATTATACAATCAAGCTGCGTAGCAGCTTAGAACCAAATTGTCAAATTCAATTCCACAAAAATATCTTCGATCTCTAGTTCCGCATACACCTTGATAAGGTGGGTCTATGTAAACAAAATCATCATTCCTAACTTCAGCTAATACTTGTTGGTAATCCAAATGTGTAAATTGACATTTTCCTTTCAAAAAATGAGAAACCCCCTCTATGTTTTTTCTCATAGTTATAGGTTGTGTTCCTTTCCGTCTTTTATCAGGACTTTGATTAAATAGACCTTCCGAATTATAGCGGACAGCACCTTTTACACATCGTGCTAATAAGTATAAAAATAAGCTTGGATCTTTTGTTTGATTAAATCTTGTTCTAACTTCAAAATAGTGACCTACCGAATCATGATGTTGCTCGTTCCATATATTTAAATAAATATCCGCGATATAGCTTGGGTTTTCTATAATTAACTCAAGCAATTGTATAAGCGGCTTATTCAGATCGTTCAACCAAAAATTATTGCTAATTTGATTCGCAGCAGCAGCTATGCTAATTGCACCAGTTCCAGCAAAAGGCTCTACCAACCTATTTATTTTACTAGGGAAAAAACTTAGAATCCTTGATGCAAGGTTTCTCTTACTACCTTGGTATTGAACGGGATGAGGTAGATTGGTCATTATCGAGAAAGAACAGATAATTTCATCGCATTTTACCATGAGATTATCTTGAAATAAAAATGTAGAGACGTGGTTTATTCCGTCTCCATCAATTACCGATTCCCAATGCCCAATTCCCAATTCCCAATCAAAAATAATCTGGCTGCCAATTTTCGCGGAGAATGGAATAGTAAACTACGTCAGTTTTGTAGAAATGGGCATCTTTTTCGTAAACTAAGCCAGCTTTCTCCATAACTCGGCGAGAAGCAATATGTTTTGGAGATGCGATCGCGACAATTTTATAGAGTTTGGCAGACTCGAAACCGTAGTTGATAGCAGCTTTTGCGGCTTCAGTAGCAATACCTTGATTCCAGTAATTTTGGTCGAAACGGTAAATAACTTCGATATCGGGAGTATTAGGTAGACAATTAAGTCCGCAATGACCGATTAATTTTCTACTAGTTTTTTCGATAACAGCCCATACACCGAAGCCGTATTTTTCCCAATGTTCGATGAAATATTCTAAAATTTCCCGAGTAACTTGTTTTTCCTTTCCTTTGGGAATGACTCCTCTAGGAGAATACTTCATAACTTCGGGATTGCTCAAAATTACAGATAATTTATCCACATCATCCAAAGTATAAGGTCTGAGTCGCAGTCTTGCAGTTTCGATTTCTGCCATAATTTACTCAAATTATCCTTCTATCCAGTTACAAGTTTCACGTAAATTAAATCTTGTCCGGTTTTTTGGGAAGAGGGTTTTGGGGGAGAGGGGGAGGGAGGGAGAGAGGGAGGGAGTGAGGGAGGGAGTGAGGGGGAAGAATAAATTCCCAATTACCAATGCCCAATGCCCAATGCTCCATGCCCAATGCCCCATCCCCAATTCCTAATTATTAACTCCAATAAGTTAAAGGTTCTTCTTGATTGCGATATCCGATAAACATGGACATAGAAACTCTAGGACCACCATGAGAAGCTCTGACTGCATGAACTCTTGCAGAATCAAATAAAATTAATTCTCCGATTTGGGGTTTAATAACTGCTGTTGCTGATGGTAAAATGCTGCGGTCGATGATTCCTTCGTATTTATATTCTTTGTCGTGAATTTCTGGTTGTTTGGTTGCTGCTGGTTTGACGTTCCAAATTTCTAATTCTCCGCCAAATTTGGGGGTGCGTAAGTAGATATTGCTGCTGAGTTGAGTTACTAAGTTGGAGAAGGGATAGGTAGGATAAATAGGAGCGTCTAATACATCCCTTGCCAAAATGTCTTGATGGGGTGGAAGTTCAAAGTTATCTTCAAATACTCTACCAATTCCGGCTAACATAGTGCGATTGTGAACGTTTTCTATGCAGGCACCAGCTAACCACATATCTCCTAATTCTAATCTTAATTTGTCGATGGGGGAAAGAAAAGGAGAGCAGGTGTAGCGGATATTTTTGTTGCAAGCTGGAGCTTGTTGGTAATAACGTTCGAGCATTTCTATATTGCCATTGGTTTCAAAGAAGGTAATTCCAGTTCTTTGTACTCCTACATCTGGCGCTCGATGATATCTTTCTAAACTGTCTTGCTCGATTAATTCTTCACTAATTTTTTGAGCTTGTTCGTGGTGGTAGTAGTTGGGAATTCGTAAGGCAAGTAGTTTACCGTGCAATAAATCCAGTAAATCGGTAATTATCAGATTTTGAGAAATTTTTACCAAGGTGTTTTGTTGCTGTTGAATTAATTGCATACAATTGTTCCTTTGTAATTTCAATGTTTTTGATTGGCGTGAGTTCGATAACTTTTCTCTAACCCCTCTCCGAGTCGGAAAGGGGAAGAAAATGAAGGTTTTACAATTTGTCGAATTCACGTGCTTATTGCTGAAGAGGTAAATAACTTCTCACTGATAACTATTAATTGTTAACTGTTTACAGCTTCACTTTCACCATCATGGTGTTGTCGGAATTGGAATTTGAATCAATCAAATCGTCAAAAGCAAGTTTGAAGACGTTGGTATCTTCGCTACCGAGTTCGATGATGCTGGCATTATCTTTGTTTGCAGTACCGAAGGATAGTAGTGCTTGGGCATTACCGTTTTCAAAGTCTTCTATGTTTCCATCTGCAATTAAATAGGGAGCGAGGAGACTATTATCTGGTAAATCAACGTGGAATTTTTGCTTGCTCTTGTTATCTGCAATTTGAAAATCCACCACGCTATTGTTAATTGCAGCTTTCTGATAATCCTCTCCATCTTCTGGAGTCAGGGTTGCACCGGTTACTTCGTCTACAATTGTGCCGTCTTTATCTTCAACTCGATAGAAACCAACGGTGTTATTAGACAAAGATTTTTGCTTAACTACGATTGTGGCTTTACCATCATCACCTTGTAAATCTAATAATCCATCGTTGAAAAGATTCTCCGTATCTAGGGGATTTGCTTCGGAAACTTCTAAAAAAACATTTTCTTGCAGCTCGCTAATTTCAGTATTCAACTTGATGATGTCGGCATAACTCGTCTCCTGAATTTCCTTTATCTCCTTCTTAGTAAAATAACCACCCTGCTTAAAAGTTCTTTCAAACCAAAATCTATCGGCATCTCTCAACCTTTCAAACTGCTCTCCCACAACAGCTTGAATTGTTTCCCCGGCTCCGGAAGGTGCTACAGAATTTTCTGCAAACATTCCTACAAGTAAATCAACATCTTCTACAGTGCCATATAAATCTTCCAAAGTATCGGCTAACTGTTTATCTGAAGTTAACTCATCAAAGCTTTTTACCCTTTCCAAACCAAAATCGGCTCTGACTTGATTGTAATCAGCTAAACCTCTTTCCCTTCCCCTCTGAATATTTGCCGAATACAAATCAAATCCCACACCTGCCGGGGGAAATAAAGCATTTCGTAAGTCGAAGACTACATTAGTATCGACATCCTCATCCAAAGTTACCGTACTACCCTTTAAAATCTCATCAACATCTTTACCCTCGGTAACATTCGGGGCTCCAAACGTGGTTAACAACGGTAAAGTTGTTGCATTCCCCTCGCTATCAACCGTCTCTATTTTATTACCCGTTTGAGAATGTCCGAAACGAAAGCCAGCGGCGTTAAATTCATCGGAGATTTGGGGAGTTTCACCTGCATCGTACCCCTGATACTTACTTACTTCCCCTATCTGCTGCGGCAACCACTCATACATCACCACCTGTTGATATTGAGCAATATTAATTTGCCGCGCTCTTTCAAATATCTGTTTATCGTCCCATTTTGGATGAAATTGAGATAAATCTTGAGCAACTCTATTGTGATTCCTCAACCACAAAGTATGTTGAGCAACTAAAGCATCTTGCTCGCTAACTCTTTCATCTCCAGCTAAAAAACCTACCCCCTGAAAAAATCCTCCTCTCATTACTAGCTCTGTATCTGCTGGCATCAAATCATCGCTAGTAGACTCAGTCTCCTCAGAAAAAACTTTTAGTTTACCTTCCTCAAAACTCCTCAAAGAATTAGCTAATCCCTCATCCGAGCCATAAACAACAGATAAATCCAGCCAGTGAGTTAAATCGTTAGGTACCTCTGCTGGCACAGATTCAACTCCCGTGCCCTCAGCAAAAGCATTTCTGGGAAACTCAAACTCCAATCCTCCATCTTGCTGCCGATTAATTGTCGGAGTTGGGGGAATATCCCGAGTAAAATTCGCGTCATCTTCAGGAATATCAATATTGAAACTATCCTCACTCAACCTAGCCAAATTTAAATCATGATTAATTAACTGCCCAAAAGCCCAATTAATCCCAGTCAAACCTTTAGAGCTAGGATCGGTTTCACCCTTTTCTAACTTAGAGGTTGCATTACTAATTACCCTAGCACTAGGGCGATCCAAAGGGTTTAGTAAAACGAAAGGTGCATCCGGATTATTACTTAAACCATCCTGATTGCTAACCACCTCCAAACCAGATTTCTGCAAACGTGTTTTTTCTACCTGACTAAAAATCGGAATCGGTTGACGGCTAACAGTATTACCATCAACACCGATTAAAGCATTTCCGGAAGCATCGCTTGCAACCCCCGCAGGGCTGGCAACTCCATACTCATACTCCACAGATGCAAGACGAATAAAAGGCGTGCCCGTAGCTCCTAACTCAGGATTATGTAAATTATTTTCCGAACCATCAATCTTGCGAAACGAACCTAACTTTTTACCTCTATAGGGATTTCTGGCGATGATTGACATTTGGCTCACCTTTGTAGCTTTATATACAAATTGTAAAAAATATATTTGTCAAAAGGTGTATCTACAAATACTTGAAAATCAAATTATCATGGATATGGCTACTATTAAAATCCCTTATTGTTCCCGTAATTAATGAAGTTTTACAAAAGAGTTATATCTATGAAACCCAAATATCGCAACAGTTTCCACAAATATAATAGTTGCGCTCAGAGCGATCGCCTTCAATGCCGTGATATCATCTCAAACCCTTGCGATAGCTTTATTTGAATGGGAATCGTATATGATGCTCTTAATAAGTCGTGGAACATTGTAGTCAAGTTTAAACTTGTGAGATATTTATTTTAAAAAAATTCCAATTAAACAGCAGTAATCTTGGGGGAATTGCAGATATAGCCAAGCATGGTGAGTGCAAGCATCGATAAAAAAATCATCTTACATTTGATGAAAAATTAATATAATGCAGTTATTATGAGCATCTCCAAACCTCTAAAAAAATCTTATAAGCAGAATCGCTCTCGTAAAAACGACTGGCGATTATTTTTGCGTTTAGTTCCATACGCCACTAATTACAAACAGCTTTTGGCGACATCAATGTTACTGTTAGTACCGGTAGCGGTAGCCAATGCCGTACAGCCGTTAATTGTGGGACAGGTAATTGCCTTAGTTCGGAAAGAACCTAGTACTTACGATTTTCTCAGCACTAATCCCGAACAAGGATTGTTAATCCTGCAAATACTTTTATTGACTACTGTGGTGATTAAGCTCGTATTAACAGGTTTTCAGGGATAT comes from Rivularia sp. PCC 7116 and encodes:
- a CDS encoding IS630 family transposase; the encoded protein is MPAKNHLSKEQRERLLKALKEYENPYVREKILILLLMNDGKTYQEISDFLNIAYGTVAYWAVHGDPDNLDSLLDGRREGNFRKATKEYEDLLLEIVDKEPSEYGYEFGRWTSARLATYLEKLTGIKLSGSQVRRILSRKKFVYLWAKYSLEDKQNPEKRKIFKEKLSEYLKITKETPERLQVWFWDESGFSLRVIRRKTWGKKGHRKKVTGQRRRGRVNIMGGLRYHDKKRMNFVIKKGDADVFYEQLTLLYSFILQEWVEKGNKIEYFNDYAAKIVIILDNASFHKRKDILEKIEKEMPNIILEFLPPYSPDYNLIELVWHSAKEYIAHRLFESVEQLEELLNKLLNQGGLIIKWDRKIKNKGNAVYSI
- a CDS encoding DNA adenine methylase, which translates into the protein MTNLPHPVQYQGSKRNLASRILSFFPSKINRLVEPFAGTGAISIAAAANQISNNFWLNDLNKPLIQLLELIIENPSYIADIYLNIWNEQHHDSVGHYFEVRTRFNQTKDPSLFLYLLARCVKGAVRYNSEGLFNQSPDKRRKGTQPITMRKNIEGVSHFLKGKCQFTHLDYQQVLAEVRNDDFVYIDPPYQGVCGTRDRRYFCGIEFDNLVLSCYAA
- a CDS encoding GNAT family N-acetyltransferase: MAEIETARLRLRPYTLDDVDKLSVILSNPEVMKYSPRGVIPKGKEKQVTREILEYFIEHWEKYGFGVWAVIEKTSRKLIGHCGLNCLPNTPDIEVIYRFDQNYWNQGIATEAAKAAINYGFESAKLYKIVAIASPKHIASRRVMEKAGLVYEKDAHFYKTDVVYYSILRENWQPDYF
- a CDS encoding 2OG-Fe(II) oxygenase, yielding MQLIQQQQNTLVKISQNLIITDLLDLLHGKLLALRIPNYYHHEQAQKISEELIEQDSLERYHRAPDVGVQRTGITFFETNGNIEMLERYYQQAPACNKNIRYTCSPFLSPIDKLRLELGDMWLAGACIENVHNRTMLAGIGRVFEDNFELPPHQDILARDVLDAPIYPTYPFSNLVTQLSSNIYLRTPKFGGELEIWNVKPAATKQPEIHDKEYKYEGIIDRSILPSATAVIKPQIGELILFDSARVHAVRASHGGPRVSMSMFIGYRNQEEPLTYWS
- a CDS encoding peroxidase family protein, which produces MSIIARNPYRGKKLGSFRKIDGSENNLHNPELGATGTPFIRLASVEYEYGVASPAGVASDASGNALIGVDGNTVSRQPIPIFSQVEKTRLQKSGLEVVSNQDGLSNNPDAPFVLLNPLDRPSARVISNATSKLEKGETDPSSKGLTGINWAFGQLINHDLNLARLSEDSFNIDIPEDDANFTRDIPPTPTINRQQDGGLEFEFPRNAFAEGTGVESVPAEVPNDLTHWLDLSVVYGSDEGLANSLRSFEEGKLKVFSEETESTSDDLMPADTELVMRGGFFQGVGFLAGDERVSEQDALVAQHTLWLRNHNRVAQDLSQFHPKWDDKQIFERARQINIAQYQQVVMYEWLPQQIGEVSKYQGYDAGETPQISDEFNAAGFRFGHSQTGNKIETVDSEGNATTLPLLTTFGAPNVTEGKDVDEILKGSTVTLDEDVDTNVVFDLRNALFPPAGVGFDLYSANIQRGRERGLADYNQVRADFGLERVKSFDELTSDKQLADTLEDLYGTVEDVDLLVGMFAENSVAPSGAGETIQAVVGEQFERLRDADRFWFERTFKQGGYFTKKEIKEIQETSYADIIKLNTEISELQENVFLEVSEANPLDTENLFNDGLLDLQGDDGKATIVVKQKSLSNNTVGFYRVEDKDGTIVDEVTGATLTPEDGEDYQKAAINNSVVDFQIADNKSKQKFHVDLPDNSLLAPYLIADGNIEDFENGNAQALLSFGTANKDNASIIELGSEDTNVFKLAFDDLIDSNSNSDNTMMVKVKL